The window CCGGACTCCTTCCGCGACGAGGTTAATTAACTAATTTGCTGCCACGGCTGTGATTTGTGACTAATCACAACCACAGTGCCCGTTAATCTTGGATTAATCCTGGCGTGCGTGCAACGCTGCAGGTGGTGGTGCTGGTGGGCTGCGGCGACAGCGGCATGGACATCGCGCTggacctcctcgccgtcgcgagGGAGGTGCACCTCTCCGCCAAGTCTGTGGAGGCGGCCGCGACGCCGGCGATGTCCAAGATGCTGGCGAGGCACGCCAACCTCCACCTGCACCCGCAGATCGAGCGCCTGTGCGACGACGGCCGCGTGGTgttcgccgacggcggcgggggcgtcgtcgccgccgacaccgTCATGTACTGCACCGGGTACCGCTACTCGTTCCCGTTCCTGGACACCGAGGGGAaggtcgccgtcgacgacgacgacaaccgcATCGGGCCTCTGTTCGAGCACacgttcccgccgtcgctcgcgccgtcgctgtcgtTCGTCGGCATCCCGAGGAAGGTGATGGTGCCGTGGTTCTTCGAGGCGCAGGGGAGGTGGATCGCCGGCGTGCTGTCCGGCCGGCGGGCGCTGCCGTCCGAGGAGGAGATGACGCGGTCCGTGGAGGAGTTCTACCGCGccagggagctcgccggcgtgcccAAGGCGCACACCCACGACGTCGAGCCTCACGTAAGCACATCCCATGGCGGTCTAATCTGTTCACTTCTTGATCGAATATTTGAATGATCGCTCGTTTTGGTGGTCAGAAAATGTATGAGCTTGGGGAGAAGTACTGCGATTTCCCGCGCACGGAGGAGTGGAAGAGGGAGCTGATGGCGATCATCAGCCGGAACACGAGCGACGACATGGAGACGTTCCGCGACCgcgacgacgacagcgacaACGTCCGCAGGTGCCTGCAGGAGTGGTACGCCCTGGCTGAGCACCAGGCTCAAGACGAAGAAGACCCAGCTGCCGCTGCTGCACAAGCACCCGTGCACAGCTCGCTCTGAAGCCTGTACAGCTGTGTGTTCTGTGCTCTGCACAATCATAATTTTCTTCTACAGAGCATGAAAATTTCTGAAATAAAACAGAGCATGCAGAAATTTCGAAATTTCGCTGCATGATTTGGGTCTCTGCAAGGCCATTGCCCAATGATACGGCCGTTGGATGAGATAGTGTGTATTCGTTTGGAATAAGTTTACATTAGGTTCCTCATCTTGAAAGTCAAGTTTGAATCACGTCCTTCAAtcgcaataacaatacataatgCGTCTCTCAACTTCAAAATCAATACAAACGTGGTCTCAAGGTGGTTTGGACAATtgtttagctgacgtggcgccaaTGTGACTGGTTTAACTTAGTCCTCATCCCACTTGACGAAAAAGTGACACTAGAAACAcgattaataattttaaaattaagacAAAATATGTATGGCTTATAAGTcagtaaaaaaagataaacaatATAGTGGGGCCCATATCTTCTACCTCTCTATATCGTCATGTCTTTATCCTTCTCTCCTTTGCAAGCGGACGTGCTCTCCTATCTAGCCGCCACCTTTTGATCCAACTCGCTGTTCGTGGTTTCGGCTCCCGCACTTCCACAACGTCATTGTGCGCTTTGCCCCAGTGCCTCGTTCTTCTTCTCCGCATCATCACCAGTTTGCCACAACTCGCTGGCACAACCATGCAATGCAAGGATTGGATTGAGTTGGATTGGAGAGAGAATGGCAATGTATTTGTCC of the Oryza sativa Japonica Group chromosome 2, ASM3414082v1 genome contains:
- the LOC4329778 gene encoding flavin-containing monooxygenase FMO GS-OX-like 9 gives rise to the protein MDMAACVDDVGKPRASRKVCVIGAGMAGLAAARELRREGHAVTVLEQAGDVGGQWLYDDPRADDDDEDPLAAAAAAAKPVRVHSSMYASLRLLGPREVMGFSDFQFVPARKSRCGGGDNPGGRDPRRFPGHREVYLYLRDFYRAAGLTDSVRFNTRVVRVAVAPPPCRGGPGDALRWVVRSMDAGLWKRCTDDQMAEAHCVEEVFDAVVVATGHYSQPKLPSIQGMGDWKRRQMHSHWYRVPDSFRDEVVVLVGCGDSGMDIALDLLAVAREVHLSAKSVEAAATPAMSKMLARHANLHLHPQIERLCDDGRVVFADGGGGVVAADTVMYCTGYRYSFPFLDTEGKVAVDDDDNRIGPLFEHTFPPSLAPSLSFVGIPRKVMVPWFFEAQGRWIAGVLSGRRALPSEEEMTRSVEEFYRARELAGVPKAHTHDVEPHKMYELGEKYCDFPRTEEWKRELMAIISRNTSDDMETFRDRDDDSDNVRRCLQEWYALAEHQAQDEEDPAAAAAQAPVHSSL